In Gossypium raimondii isolate GPD5lz chromosome 12, ASM2569854v1, whole genome shotgun sequence, a single window of DNA contains:
- the LOC105765457 gene encoding glutamate synthase 1 [NADH], chloroplastic isoform X1, with protein MSSAPTSSSLVQLRKSSCSLPSINKSYLNPQLNVTLSNRRKTSNARCSVTKKSSAALEKKFLGTRLRGSEKLHFWQSEGPGRVPKLRVMVRSALSGVPEKPLGLYDPSFDKDSCGVGFVAELSGDSSRKTVTDALEMLIRMSHRGACGCETNTGDGAGILVALPHGFYKEVAKDVGFELPPPGEYAVGMFFLPTSESRREESKNVFTKVAESLGHRVLGWRSVPTDNSGLGNAALQTEPVIEQVFLTPTPRSKADLEQQMYILRRVSMVAIRAALNLQHGGVRDFYICSLSSRTVVYKGQLKPDQLQNYYYADLGNERFTSYMALIHSRFSTNTFPSWDRAQPMRVLGHNGEINTLRGNINWMKAREGLLKCKELGLSKNEMKKLLPIVDASSSDSGAFDGVLELLVRAGRSLPEAVMMMIPEAWQNDKNMDPQRKALYEYFSALMEPWDGPALISFTDGRYLGATLDRNGLRPGRFYVTHSGRVIMASEVGVVDIPPEDVLRKGRLNPGMMLLVDFENHIVVDDEALKQQYSLARPYGEWLQRQKIELNDIVDSVQESERLPPSIAGSMPASNDDDNMDNLGIHGLLAPLKAFGYTVEALEMLLLPMAKDGTEALGSMGNDAPLAVMSNREKLTFEYFKQMFAQVTNPPIDPIREKIVTSMECMIGPEGDLTETTEEQCHRLSLKGPLLSIEETEAIKKMNFKGWRSKVLDITYSKDCGRKGLEETLDRICAEARDAIKEGYTLLVLSDRAFSSKRVAVSSLLAVGAVHHHLVKNLERTRVGLIVESAEPREVHHFCTLVGFGADAICPYLAIETIWRLQVDGKIPPKSSGEFHSKEELVKKYFKASNYGMMKVLAKMGISTLASYKGAQIFEALGLSSEVIEKCFAGTPSRVEGATFEMLAHDALHLHELAFPSRAFAPGSAEAVALPNPGDYHWRKGGEVHLNDPLAIAKLQEAARSNSVAAYKEYAKRIHELNKTCNLRGMLKFKESEAKIPLDEVEPASEIVKRFCTGAMSYGSISLEAHATLAIAMNTLGGKSNTGEGGEQPSRMVPLPDGSRNPKRSAIKQVASGRFGVSSYYLTNADELQIKMAQGAKPGEGGELPGHKVIGDIAVTRNSTAGVGLISPPPHHDIYSIEDLAQLIHDLKNSNPSARISVKLVSEAGVGVIASGVVKGHADHVLISGHDGGTGASRWTGIKNAGLPWELGLAETHQTLVANDLRGRTVLQTDGQLKTGRDVAIAALLGAEEFGFSTAPLITLGCIMMRKCHKNTCPVGIATQDPVLREKFAGEPEHVINFFFMLAEEVREIMSQLGFRTVTEMVGRSDMLEVDKEVLSNNEKLQNIDLSLLLRPAADIRPEAAQYCIQKQDHGLDMALDQKLIKLSTAALEKGLPVYIETPICNVNRAVGTMLSHEVTKRYHLAGLPAGTIHIKLSGSAGQSLGAFLCPGIMLELEGDSNDYVGKGLSGGKIVVYPPKGSRFDPKENIVIGNVALYGATSGEAYFNGMAAERFCVRNSGAKAVVEGVGDHGCEYMTGGTVVVLGKTGRNFAAGMSGGIAYVLDVDGKFQSRCNPELVDLDKIEEEEDIVTLKMMIQQHQRHTNSQLAREVLAAFESLLPKFIKVFPRDYKRVLAKMKDQEASERAAKEAEEQDEVELMEKDAFEELKKLAAASSNEKSSLTVEAEPVKRPTQVSDAVKHRGFVAYEREGVQYRDPNVRMNDWKEVMEESKPGPLFKTQSARCMDCGTPFCHQENSGCPLGNKIPEFNELVYQNRWREALDRLLETNNFPEFTGRVCPAPCEGSCVLGIIENPVSIKSIECAIIDKGFEEGWMVPRPPLKRTGKSIAIIGSGPSGLAAADQLNRMGHSVTVYERADRIGGLMMYGVPNMKTDKVDVVQRRVNLMAEEGVKFVVNANIGKDPSYSLDRLREENDAIVLAIGATKPRDLPVPGRDLSGVHFAMEFLHANTKSLLDCDLQDGNYISAKGKKVVVIGGGDTGTDCIGTSIRHGCSSIVNLELLPQPPQTRAPGNPWPQWPRIFRVDYGHQEAATKFGKDPRSYEVLTKRFIGDDNGTVKGLEVVRVRWEKDASGRFQFKEVEGSEEIIEADLVLLAMGFLGPESTLAEKLGVEQDNRSNLKAEYGRFTTNVDGVFAAGDCRRGQSLVVWAISEGRQAAAQVDKYLTKEDKDTSVEGENQDSVKRHQDLPQKQQTVMK; from the exons atgtcGTCGGCGCCGACGTCTAGCTCCCTAGTTCAACTTCGGAAAAGCTCTTGTTCACTCCCTTCAATCAACAAATCTTACCTTAATCCTCAACTGAATGTCACCCTTTCAAACCGCCGCAAAACGAGCAACGCTAGATGCTCCGTTACAAAAAAGTCCTCGGCGGCTTTGGAGAAGAAATTTCTAGGGACCCGATTGCGGGGATCGGAGAAGTTACACTTTTGGCAGTCGGAAGGCCCGGGTCGGGTTCCGAAACTCCGGGTTATGGTGCGGTCCGCATTATCCGGGGTGCCTGAGAAGCCTCTCGGTCTTTATGATCCGTCTTTTGATAAGGATTCGTGTGGGGTCGGATTTGTCGCTGAGCTATCTGGTGACAGCAGCCGTAAAACT GTAACGGATGCTTTGGAGATGTTGATACGGATGTCACATAGAGGGGCTTGTGGATGTGAGACAAATACTGGAGATGGAGCTGGTATTCTTGTGGCTCTTCCCCATGGTTTCTATAAGGAG GTTGCAAAAGATGTTGGGTTTGAGTTGCCACCACCAGGAGAATACGCGGTGGGCATGTTCTTTTTGCCCACATCTGAGAGCCGAAGGGAAGAAAGCAAAAATGTATTCACTAAG GTTGCTGAATCTCTTGGCCATAGAGTGCTTGGGTGGCGATCTGTACCAACAGATAACTCAGGACTTGGCAATGCTGCTTTGCAGACAGAGCCCGTCATTGAGCAAGTGTTTCTTACACCCACACCTAGATCAAAGGCTGACCTTGAACAACAG ATGTACATATTAAGGAGGGTTTCAATGGTTGCCATCCGAGCTGCATTGAACCTCCAGCATGGTGGTGTTAGGGACTTCTATATATGTTCTCTTTCCTCAAG GACTGTTGTATACAAGGGTCAGTTAAAGCCTGACCAACtgcaaaattactattatgCAGATCTTGGCAATGAAAGGTTTACGAGCTACATGGCCCTG ATACATTCTCGGTTTTCAACAAATACATTTCCTAGCTGGGATCGTGCACAACCAATGCGTGTCTTGGGCCATAATGGGGAAATTAATACACTTAGAGGCAATATAAACTG GATGAAGGCACGTGAAGGATTATTAAAGTGCAAGGAGCTTGGTCTCTCAAAGAATGAGATGAAAAAGCTTCTTCCCATTGTGGATGCCAGTTCATCTGATTCGG GGGCTTTTGATGGTGTCCTTGAGCTTCTGGTTCGAGCTGGTAGAAGTCTCCCCGAAGCAGTAATGATGATGATCCCTGAAGCCTggcaaaatgacaaaaatatgGATCCTCAGCGGAAGGCCTTGTATGAATATTTCTCAGCTCTAATGGAGCCATGGGATGGACCTGCTCTCATATCAT TTACTGATGGTCGCTACCTTGGAGCTACATTGGATCGCAATGGGCTCCGTCCCGGTCGGTTTTATGTTACACACAGTGGACGAGTCATCATGGCCAGTGAAGTTGGTGTAGTGGATATTCCTCCTGAAGATGTGCTCAGGAAAGGAAGACTAAACCCTGGGATGATgcttttggtagattttgaaaaCCACATTGTTGTCGACGATGAAGCATTGAAGCAACAATATTCACTAGCTAGGCCTTATGGGGAATGGCTTCAGAGGCAAAAAATTGAACTCAATGACATTGTAGACTCGGTTCAGGAATCAGAGAGGCTCCCTCCCTCAATTGCTGGATCTATGCCA GCTTCCAATGATGATGACAACATGGATAACTTAGGAATTCATGGCTTATTGGCTCCATTGAAGGCTTTTGG CTATACTGTTGAGGCTTTGGAGATGCTGCTGCTTCCCATGGCTAAAGATGGGACAGAGGCCCTTGGTTCAATGGGAAATGATGCTCCATTGGCAGTTATGTCCAACCGAGAGAAGCTTACATTTGAATATTTCAAGCAAATGTTTGCTCAAGTAACCAATCCCCCTATTGATCCTATTCGAGAGAAAATAGTGACTTCCATGGAATGCATGATTGGTCCAGAAGGAGATCTAACAGAAACAACGGAAGAGCAATGTCATCGTCTTTCACTGAAGGGGCCTCTTTTATCAATTGAAGAGACTGAagcaattaaaaagatgaatttCAAAGGTTGGCGGAGTAAAGTTCTTGACATAACTTATTCAAAGGACTGTGGGAGGAAGGGTTTAGAGGAAACCTTGGACAGGATTTGTGCTGAAGCACGAGATGCGATTAAGGAAGGTTATACATTACTGGTGCTTTCTGACAGAG CTTTTTCATCGAAGCGTGTTGCTGTGAGCTCCCTCTTGGCTGTTGGTGCTGTTCATCACCATCTTGTTAAAAATCTTGAGCGTACGCGAGTTGGATTAATAGTTGAATCTGCAGAACCACGTGAAGTGCACCATTTCTGCACATTGGTTGGATTTGGTGCAGATGCTATATGCCCATATTTGGCCATAGAGACCATTTGGAGATTGCAGGTAGATGGGAAGATTCCTCCTAAATCTAGTGGTGAGTTCCACTCGAAGGAAGAGCtggtcaagaaatatttcaagGCAAGCAACTATGGAATGATGAAGGTTCTTGCCAAAATGGGGATATCTACTCTGGCCTCATACAAGGGTGCTCAGATCTTTGAAGCATTGGGCCTCTCTTCGGAAGTGATTGAGAAATGCTTTGCAGGAACTCCGAGCAGAGTTGAAGGAGCAACATTTGAGATGCTAGCTCATGATGCACTTCATTTGCATGAGTTAGCATTCCCTTCTCGGGCTTTCGCTCCAGGAAGTGCAGAAGCTGTAGCACTGCCTAATCCTGGAGATTATCACTGGAGGAAAGGTGGTGAGGTTCACTTGAATGATCCTCTTGCTATAGCAAAGCTGCAAGAAGCTGCCAGGAGTAACAGCGTTGCTGCCTACAAGGAATATGCCAAACGTATCCATGAATTGAATAAAACCTGTAACCTGCGTGGTATGTTGAAGTTTAAGGAGTCAGAAGCCAAAATTCCATTGGATGAGGTGGAACCTGCCagtgaaattgtgaaaaggTTTTGTACTGGGGCCATGAGTTATGGATCAATATCATTGGAGGCACACGCAACCCTGGCTATTGCTATGAATACACTTGGGGGGAAATCAAATACTG gtGAGGGAGGTGAGCAACCATCTCGTATGGTACCTCTACCTGATGGTTCTAGGAATCCAAAACGAAGTGCTATCAAGCAGGTTGCAAGTGGAAGATTTGGAGTTTCAAGTTATTACCTTACTAATGCTGATGAACTACAAATAAAGATGGCTCAG GGTGCCAAGCCTGGTGAAGGAGGGGAACTTCCAGGTCATAAGGTAATAGGAGATATTGCTGTCACTAGAAACTCTACAGCTGGTGTGGGACTTATCAGCCCACCTCCCCATCATGATATCTATTCAATTGAAGACCTTGCACAGCTGATTCATGATCTTAAG AATTCAAATCCCTCAGCTCGAATCAGTGTGAAGCTGGTATCTGAAGCTGGTGTGGGAGTAATTGCTAGTGGGGTTGTCAAGGGGCATGCAGACCATGTCTTAATATCTGGTCATGATGGTGGCACTGGGGCCTCACGATGGACTGGCATAAAAAATGCTGGGCTTCCATGGGAACTTGGTTTGGCTGAGACCCACCAAACTCTAGTTGCCAATGATCTCCGTGGCCGTACAGTTCTCCAGACTGATGGCCAACTTAAAACTGGAAGAGATGTGGCCATTGCTGCACTTCTTGGTGCAGAAGAATTTGGCTTCAGCACAGCTCCTCTAATAACTCTGGGTTGTATTATGATGCGAAAATGCCACAAGAACACCTGCCCAGTGGGCATCGCTACTCAGGATCCTGTGCTGAGAGAAAAATTTGCTGGAGAGCCTGAGCATGTTATAAACTTTTTCTTTATGCTAGCTGAGGAGGTCAGGGAGATAATGTCTCAGCTTGGTTTCCGAACAGTTACTGAGATGGTTGGTCGTTCAGATATGCTTGAGGTTGATAAGGAAGTCCTTAGTAATAATGAGAAACTTCAGAATATTGACCTCTCCTTGCTTCTCAGACCTGCTGCTGATATTCGCCCTGAAGCTGCTCAATATTGTATTCAAAAACAGGATCATGGCTTGGATATGGCTTTGGACCAAAAACTCATTAAACTATCTACTGCTGCTCTAGAGAAAGGTCTTCCCGTGTACATTGAAACACCTATATGCAATGTGAACCGTGCAGTTGGAACAATGCTGAGCCATGAAGTGACTAAGCGCTACCACCTTGCAGGGCTTCCAGCTGGTACAATTCATATCAAACTCTCAGGAAGTGCAGGGCAGAGCTTGGGAGCTTTCCTGTGCCCTGGCATCATGCTGGAGCTTGAAGGTGATAGCAATGACTATGTTGGAAAAGGATTATCAGGTGGAAAAATTGTAGTTTATCCTCCTAAAGGAAGTCGGTTTGATCCTAAGGAAAACATAGTAATTGGTAATGTGGCTCTCTATGGAGCTACTTCCGGGGAAGCATATTTCAATGGAATGGCAGCAGAAAGATTTTGTGTTCGTAATTCAGGTGCTAAAGCAGTTGTAGAAGGCGTTGGTGATCATGGTTGTGAGTACATGACTGGTGGGACTGTTGTTGTACTTGGAAAAACTGGCAGGAATTTTGCTGCAGGTATGAGTGGTGGTATTGCTTATGTCCTTGATGTGGATGGAAAATTTCAATCTCGGTGCAATCCTGAGCTGGTGGACCTTGATAAAATTGAAGAAGAGGAGGATATTGTTACTCTAAAGATGATGATTCAGCAACATCAGCGCCATACCAACAGCCAGTTAGCTAGAGAAGTACTTGCTGCCTTTGAGAGTCTTCTGCCCAAATTCATAAAAGTATTCCCCAGAGATTACAAACGTGTTCTGGCAAAGATGAAAGACCAGGAAGCATCTGAACGTGCTGCAAAAGAAGCTGAGGAGCAAGATGAGGTAGAGCTGATGGAGAAAGATGCTTTTGAAGAGCTCAAGAAGTTGGCAGCTGCATCTTCGAATGAGAAATCAAGTCTG ACAGTCGAGGCTGAACCAGTCAAGAGGCCTACTCAGGTTTCTGATGCTGTGAAACATCGTGGTTTTGTTGCTTATGAGCGTGAAGGTGTTCAATATAGAGATCCTAATGTTCGGATGAATGACTGGAAGGAGGTCATGGAGGAATCAAAACCTGGCCCACTTTTTAAGACACAGTCTGCTCGCTGCATGGACTGTGGTACTCCTTTCTGCCATCAG GAGAACTCTGGATGTCCTCTCGGAAACAAAATACCTGAATTCAATGAACTGGTGTACCAAAATAGGTGGCGTGAAGCACTAGATCGTCTTCTAGAGACAAATAACTTCCCAGAGTTCACTGGCCGAGTGTGCCCTGCACCATGTGAAGGGTCTTGTGTGCTTGGTATTATTGAGAATCCTGTGTCCATCAAAAGCATTGAATGTGCTATCATAGACAAGGGATTTGAGGAAGGGTGGATGGTGCCACGACCTCCTCTCAAGAGAACAGG GAAAAGCATTGCTATTATTGGAAGTGGACCATCTGGCTTGGCTGCTGCTGATCAACTAAATAGAATGGGTCACTCTGTGACTGTGTATGAGCGTGCTGATAGAATTGGAGGGCTTATGATGTATGGAGTCCCTAACATGAAGACTGACAAGGTGGATGTAGTTCAGCGACGTGTTAACCTTATGGCTGAGGAAGGAGTTAAATTTGTCGTCAATGCAAATATTGGAAAAGACCCGTCCTACTCCCTTGACCGGCTTCGAGAGGAAAATGATGCCATTGTTTTGGCAATTGGAGCCACAAAACCCAG GGACCTTCCTGTACCAGGACGAGATTTATCTGGTGTTCATTTTGCAATGGAATTCCTACATGCAAATACTAAAAGCTTGCTTGATTGTGATCTCCAAGATGGTAACTACATATCAGCTAAGGGCAAGAAAGTAGTAGTCATCGGTGGAGGTGACACTGGTACAGATTGCATTGGGACATCTATCCGGCATGGATGTAGCAGCATTGTAAATCTTGAGTTGCTTCCTCAGCCACCGCAGACAAGAGCTCCTGGCAATCCTTGGCCACAG TGGCCTCGCATATTCCGTGTAGACTATGGGCACCAAGAAGCTGCTACCAAATTTGGAAAAGACCCAAGATCCTATGAGGTTTTGACTAAGAGGTTTATAGGAGATGATAATGGAACTGTGAAAGGACTTGAGGTGGTTCGTGTGCGTTGGGAGAAGGATGCCAGTGGGAGGTTCCAATTCAAGGAAGTTGAGGGCTCAGAGGAAATAATCGAGGCTGACCTAGTCCTGCTAGCCATGGGATTCCTTGGCCCTGAGTCG ACACTGGCAGAAAAATTAGGTGTGGAGCAAGACAATCGGTCAAACTTGAAGGCAGAGTACGGCCGCTTCACGACCAATGTGGATGGAGTCTTTGCAGCTGGAGATTGTCGACGTGGTCAGTCATTAGTCGTGTGGGCAATCTCGGAAGGAAGGCAAGCTGCTGCACAAGTCGACAAATACCTGACTAAGGAAGACAAGGACACAAGTGTAGAGGGTGAGAACCAAGATTCCGTCAAGCGGCACCAAGACCTTCCCCAAAAGCAGCAAACTGTCATGAAATAG